A genomic region of Acidobacteriota bacterium contains the following coding sequences:
- the modB gene encoding molybdate ABC transporter permease subunit: MDTGTWTALALSFKVSTVATLLVLIPATALAYLLARKEFPGKKVLSTVLLLPLVLPPTAVGFILLRILAQDGPLGRQSLGFDLGFLLTWRGAVLAASVMALPLVVRTARVTFEGIDPRLEMMARTLGHSRLRTFVGTTLPLAVRGLSAAAILGFTRALGEFGATVTLAGSIPGRTRTLASAIFAAQQTGDDSRAYVLCAVALVAGFVSILASEALAGSSWKRP; the protein is encoded by the coding sequence ATGGATACGGGCACCTGGACCGCCCTCGCCCTCTCCTTCAAGGTGTCGACGGTCGCCACTCTTTTGGTGCTGATCCCGGCCACGGCGCTAGCCTATCTGCTGGCGCGCAAGGAATTTCCCGGCAAAAAGGTGCTCTCGACGGTGCTCCTTCTGCCGCTCGTCCTGCCGCCGACGGCGGTCGGCTTCATCCTGCTTCGGATCCTCGCCCAGGACGGCCCCCTCGGCCGGCAGAGCCTGGGCTTCGATCTCGGCTTCCTGCTCACCTGGCGCGGCGCGGTCCTGGCCGCCTCGGTGATGGCCCTGCCGCTGGTGGTGCGCACCGCCCGGGTGACCTTCGAGGGCATCGACCCGCGCCTGGAGATGATGGCCCGCACCCTCGGCCATTCTCGCCTCCGCACCTTTGTCGGCACCACTTTGCCGCTGGCCGTCCGCGGACTGTCCGCCGCCGCCATTCTCGGCTTTACCCGGGCGCTGGGCGAGTTCGGTGCCACGGTCACCCTCGCCGGCAGCATTCCCGGCCGCACCCGTACCCTCGCCTCGGCGATCTTCGCCGCCCAGCAGACCGGCGACGACAGCCGAGCCTACGTGCTCTGTGCCGTTGCCCTGGTGGCGGGCTTCGTCTCGATTCTCGCCTCGGAAGCCCTGGCGGGATCCTCCTGGAAGCGCCCGTGA
- the modA gene encoding molybdate ABC transporter substrate-binding protein, with the protein MKLRFRRLAGASLLLLAVAGTITCAPQTSQEEVVVFGAASLRDALVEVGVAFRRETSLTPVFSFAGSNVLARQLEAAPLGDVFLSANERWMDFLEERGLLVPESRRPVLSNELALIIHRDAPWNVDGVAWLGDGPYRHLALADPDSVPAGQYAKGYLQAVPWGKTDASLWQAVAGRVAPAANVRAALALVEADPEIVGMVYQTDAQTSDRVRIAHRVAAGQAPRILYPAAAIAGSPNPAGAGRFLEFLSSEAAGEIFAAHGFAPVSDGMGIR; encoded by the coding sequence ATGAAGCTTCGGTTCCGCCGTCTGGCGGGCGCTTCTCTCCTCTTGCTGGCCGTGGCCGGGACGATCACCTGTGCTCCGCAGACCTCTCAGGAAGAGGTGGTGGTGTTCGGCGCCGCCAGCCTGCGCGATGCGCTGGTCGAGGTGGGTGTCGCTTTCCGCCGGGAGACCTCCCTGACGCCGGTGTTCAGTTTTGCCGGCTCGAACGTTCTCGCCCGGCAGCTCGAAGCCGCGCCGCTGGGCGACGTTTTCCTGTCGGCGAATGAACGCTGGATGGACTTCCTGGAGGAGCGCGGCCTACTGGTGCCGGAGTCGCGACGGCCAGTGCTCTCCAACGAACTGGCGCTCATCATCCACCGCGACGCGCCCTGGAACGTCGATGGGGTTGCATGGCTCGGTGACGGCCCCTATCGCCACCTGGCCCTGGCGGATCCAGACTCCGTGCCGGCGGGCCAGTACGCCAAGGGCTACCTCCAAGCCGTTCCCTGGGGCAAGACCGACGCCAGCCTGTGGCAGGCGGTCGCCGGCCGCGTTGCGCCAGCAGCCAACGTGCGGGCCGCCCTGGCGTTGGTGGAAGCCGATCCGGAGATCGTCGGCATGGTGTACCAAACCGATGCCCAGACCTCCGATCGGGTGCGGATCGCCCACCGCGTTGCCGCCGGCCAGGCGCCGCGCATCCTCTATCCGGCGGCTGCCATCGCCGGCAGCCCCAATCCGGCCGGCGCCGGACGTTTTCTCGAGTTCCTGAGTTCCGAAGCGGCCGGTGAGATCTTCGCCGCCCACGGCTTCGCCCCGGTCAGCGACGGAATGGGCATTCGCTGA
- a CDS encoding proton-conducting transporter membrane subunit — MTLADLPLSVRVLSPELLLVAAGGVLAVVPRKAGLGTASKRVSVLAILAVAAAAGAWMWVVPDGEAFAGRLAATELSKILGLLILGGAGLTLLATLGAEPASLAGRRLPLLLWILATVLLALRSQDLVPLGVALAIASLGSSGWFRPGDPRRSEHAQSAWVVTATFIYATAILYGETGATRIDAIAGAFAVGLTGSTVLAHLGLFLLLLATLWRGGLVPFHRGATALFETVSPAVFFLTTVLRVLGLSLLARLLTIAVYAADLPRFRGILVLGAASMMLGSLVAVARRDLPGTFGYLLLAHLGMAILPLASPEPQLRGVIYAAATAVAAAVATVVGIADLGRRQDFAGLGRHRPSAALGLLLSLAALSGLPLTAGFGNAWTAAQWALGQDLPILAAGVLASCCLGLLLTVRIGRDLFRQGVEKQGRDTMLADFASSAGSRLALSAAGAALIGGGVIFLLRLA; from the coding sequence ATGACCCTCGCCGACCTTCCCCTGAGCGTGCGGGTCCTGTCGCCGGAACTGCTGCTGGTCGCCGCCGGCGGTGTGCTCGCCGTGGTCCCTCGAAAGGCCGGCTTGGGCACCGCCTCGAAGCGAGTTTCGGTGCTCGCGATCCTCGCCGTCGCCGCCGCTGCCGGTGCTTGGATGTGGGTGGTACCCGACGGCGAGGCCTTCGCCGGACGCCTCGCCGCCACCGAACTCAGCAAGATTCTCGGCCTGTTGATCCTCGGCGGTGCCGGCCTCACGCTGCTCGCGACCCTCGGCGCTGAGCCGGCGAGCCTCGCCGGTCGACGCCTTCCTCTCCTCCTGTGGATCCTCGCCACGGTGCTGCTGGCCTTGCGCTCGCAGGATCTCGTGCCCCTCGGGGTGGCGCTGGCGATCGCCTCCCTCGGGTCCTCAGGCTGGTTTCGGCCGGGCGATCCACGGCGCTCGGAGCACGCGCAATCGGCTTGGGTGGTCACCGCGACGTTCATTTACGCCACCGCCATCCTCTACGGCGAAACCGGCGCCACTCGGATCGACGCCATCGCCGGGGCCTTTGCCGTCGGCCTGACCGGCTCCACCGTCCTCGCTCACCTCGGCCTCTTCCTGCTTCTCCTCGCCACCCTCTGGCGCGGCGGCCTGGTGCCTTTTCATCGCGGCGCTACGGCTCTCTTCGAAACCGTCTCGCCGGCGGTTTTTTTCTTGACGACGGTACTTCGGGTCTTGGGCCTGAGCCTTCTCGCCCGCCTACTGACGATCGCCGTTTACGCCGCGGATCTACCGCGATTCCGGGGAATCCTGGTCCTCGGAGCGGCTTCGATGATGCTCGGGTCGCTGGTCGCTGTGGCGCGCCGGGACCTCCCCGGCACCTTCGGCTACTTGCTGCTGGCCCACTTGGGGATGGCGATCCTGCCGTTGGCCTCGCCGGAGCCGCAGCTTCGGGGCGTCATCTACGCCGCCGCTACCGCTGTTGCGGCGGCGGTGGCCACGGTGGTCGGCATCGCAGACCTTGGCCGGCGGCAAGACTTCGCCGGCCTCGGCCGGCATCGCCCTTCGGCCGCGCTCGGTCTTCTGCTCTCCCTGGCGGCTCTTTCCGGTCTACCGCTCACCGCCGGCTTCGGCAACGCCTGGACCGCCGCACAGTGGGCGCTCGGGCAAGATCTGCCGATCCTGGCGGCCGGTGTGCTGGCGAGCTGCTGCCTCGGTCTTCTGCTGACCGTCCGAATCGGCCGTGATCTGTTCCGCCAGGGGGTGGAAAAGCAAGGAAGGGATACGATGCTGGCGGACTTCGCTTCTTCTGCTGGCTCCCGCCTCGCCCTGTCGGCTGCCGGAGCCGCCTTGATAGGGGGCGGTGTCATCTTTCTCCTGCGACTTGCCTAG
- a CDS encoding NADH-quinone oxidoreductase subunit K (Catalyzes the transfer of electrons from NADH to quinone), with the protein MTVSIAWYLALAALLFALGACALRRSEGRAVELLVHASILALVAGSRLLDDLTGQRLALLVMVIAATWFSVFRQREPPPSSEEDEGSS; encoded by the coding sequence GTGACCGTCTCCATCGCCTGGTACCTCGCCCTCGCCGCCCTGCTCTTCGCCTTGGGAGCTTGCGCCTTGCGCCGTAGCGAAGGGCGCGCCGTCGAGCTACTGGTGCATGCTTCGATCTTGGCCTTGGTGGCCGGTTCTCGCCTTCTCGACGACCTCACCGGACAGCGGCTAGCCCTGCTCGTGATGGTGATCGCCGCCACCTGGTTCTCGGTCTTTCGGCAGCGAGAGCCACCGCCGAGCAGCGAGGAGGACGAAGGAAGTTCATGA
- a CDS encoding ABC transporter permease, with the protein MSGFSPRVAVGFFRRTWRRVLRRPVHLTFSLVQPLMWMAFFGFLFQRFPISEGLDYRTFLVPGLCAMTVLFGASQSGIDWIRDDQSRMLERMLAMPSPATHLLFGKLAADTSRFLLQALAVFALGLAVGAGPFRPSAFGLLNGGLALGLFGFAFAGVSSTVALWTRNQQSMATFVHLINMPMLFTSTALVPEREMPGWLVEISVWNPLSLTVNALRPSLLAARGFDFLALGVLAALAVVAFLTALGALERIRAS; encoded by the coding sequence ATGAGCGGCTTTTCGCCACGCGTCGCCGTCGGCTTCTTCCGGCGTACCTGGCGCCGGGTGCTCCGGCGACCGGTGCATCTGACCTTTTCGCTCGTCCAACCGCTGATGTGGATGGCCTTCTTCGGCTTTCTCTTCCAGCGGTTTCCGATCTCCGAGGGCCTCGACTACCGCACCTTTCTGGTTCCGGGCCTGTGTGCCATGACGGTGCTGTTCGGCGCCTCGCAGTCCGGCATCGACTGGATCCGGGACGACCAAAGCCGAATGCTCGAGCGGATGCTCGCCATGCCCTCGCCGGCGACCCATTTGCTCTTCGGCAAGCTGGCGGCGGACACCAGTCGCTTCTTGCTGCAAGCCCTCGCCGTCTTCGCCCTCGGCCTGGCGGTGGGGGCCGGGCCCTTCCGACCCAGCGCCTTCGGCCTGCTGAATGGTGGACTCGCCCTCGGCCTCTTCGGATTCGCCTTCGCCGGTGTGTCGAGCACCGTGGCCCTGTGGACCCGCAACCAGCAGTCGATGGCTACCTTTGTGCACCTGATCAACATGCCGATGCTGTTTACGAGCACGGCCCTGGTCCCCGAGCGAGAGATGCCCGGGTGGCTGGTCGAGATCTCCGTCTGGAATCCCCTGAGCTTGACCGTGAACGCGCTGCGGCCGTCCCTGCTGGCGGCTCGGGGGTTTGATTTCCTAGCCCTCGGGGTGCTGGCGGCACTGGCCGTTGTGGCCTTTCTCACCGCCCTCGGCGCCCTCGAGAGGATCCGCGCTTCATGA
- the modC gene encoding molybdenum ABC transporter ATP-binding protein: MTILQVHLHLPLDGFDLEVRFETRRHVTGLFGPSGSGKTSLLEGIAGLRPRAQGRIALEREVWLDSSAGRRLPPERRHLGYVPQDGLLFPHRDVRSNLLSGADRAQSEEETRRNLAGIVELLELGPLLERMPAHLSGGERQRVALGRALCCNPRLLLLDEPLASLDLPLRRRLLPFLRRVRDEWQTPMLLVSHDPLEVQALCDEVVALRQGRVLAQGGPGDVLTDPEVYPLAVSGGFENLYEGEVIGRDAHTSRLRLRSTRDVSGPQGGQAPLLTVPRTEAAPGQSLLVGIPAREVILATEAPGILSAQNVLAGTVADLEPMESLRLARVGLADSGLDMRIEVTADSARELDLAPGRPVFLILKAAGCRLYESAAPAG; the protein is encoded by the coding sequence GTGACGATTCTCCAGGTCCACCTCCACCTGCCCCTCGACGGTTTTGATCTCGAAGTCCGCTTCGAGACCCGTCGCCACGTGACCGGCCTCTTTGGCCCCTCCGGTTCCGGCAAGACGAGCCTGCTCGAAGGCATCGCCGGCCTGCGCCCGAGGGCCCAAGGTCGGATCGCCCTCGAAAGGGAGGTGTGGCTGGACTCCTCCGCCGGCCGGCGCCTGCCACCGGAACGGCGCCACCTGGGGTATGTGCCGCAGGACGGGCTGCTCTTCCCCCATCGCGACGTGCGCTCCAATCTTCTTTCCGGAGCGGACCGCGCCCAGTCCGAGGAAGAGACGCGCCGGAACCTGGCGGGCATTGTCGAGTTGCTCGAATTGGGGCCTCTGCTGGAGCGCATGCCGGCCCACCTCTCCGGCGGTGAGAGGCAGCGGGTGGCTCTGGGCCGCGCGCTGTGCTGCAACCCCCGGCTGTTGCTGTTGGACGAACCCTTGGCGTCGCTGGACCTGCCCCTGCGCCGGCGGTTGCTGCCCTTCCTGCGCCGAGTGCGGGACGAATGGCAGACCCCCATGCTGCTGGTTTCGCACGATCCCCTGGAGGTGCAGGCGCTGTGTGACGAAGTGGTCGCGCTGCGCCAGGGCCGGGTGCTCGCCCAGGGCGGCCCCGGTGACGTGTTGACGGATCCGGAAGTGTACCCGCTCGCCGTATCCGGCGGTTTCGAGAACCTCTACGAGGGTGAAGTGATCGGGCGCGACGCGCACACCTCGCGCCTGCGCCTGCGGTCCACGCGAGACGTCTCCGGCCCACAGGGAGGCCAGGCGCCCCTGCTGACCGTGCCGCGCACCGAGGCGGCACCGGGCCAGTCTCTGTTGGTCGGCATTCCGGCCCGGGAGGTCATTCTCGCCACCGAGGCTCCCGGGATTCTCTCGGCGCAGAACGTTCTCGCCGGCACCGTCGCCGATCTCGAACCGATGGAATCCCTGCGCCTCGCCCGGGTCGGCCTGGCAGACTCCGGCCTCGACATGCGAATCGAGGTGACGGCAGACTCCGCCCGGGAGTTGGATCTCGCCCCAGGGCGCCCGGTTTTTCTCATCCTCAAGGCCGCCGGCTGCCGTCTTTACGAAAGCGCCGCTCCGGCGGGCTGA